Proteins co-encoded in one Scylla paramamosain isolate STU-SP2022 unplaced genomic scaffold, ASM3559412v1 Contig4, whole genome shotgun sequence genomic window:
- the LOC135096421 gene encoding gastrula zinc finger protein XlCGF57.1-like, with the protein MEGARPGSSSSSSSSSNSLEQQVTQGGRTYTCDHCGKVCSTKAAIARHVLSHASKTRLRGRSGPAEHTATHTGGRNHKCDLCGKTFVWKSHLASHILTHTGERKFQCLECGKRFTQKSNLNTHILTHTGERKFQCLECMKKFTQKSDLNRHILIHTGERKFQCLECGKRFTQKSNLNTHILTHTGERKFQCLECGEKIYPGESS; encoded by the coding sequence ATGGAGGGTGCGaggccaggcagcagcagcagcagcagcagtagtagtaacagcctGGAGCAGCAGGTGACCCAAGGCGGGAGGACCTACACTTGTGACCACTGCGGCAAAGTGTGCTCCACCAAGGCTGCCATTGCCAGACACGTCCTCTCCCATGCCAGCAAGACAAGGctgagaggcaggagtggccCCGCTGAACACACTGCCACCCACACTGGTGGCAGGAACCACAAGTGTGACCTCTGCGGGAAGACATTTGTCTGGAAGAGTCATCTTgcctcacacatcctcacccacactggggagagaaagttccagtgcctggagtgtgggaaaagatttacccagaagagtaatcttaacacacacatcctcacccacactggggagagaaagttccagtgcctggagtgtatGAAAAAATTTACCCAGAAAAGTGATCttaacagacacatcctcatccacactggggagagaaagttccagtgcctggagtgtgggaaaagatttacccagaagagtaatcttaacacacacatcctcacccacactggggagagaaagttccagtgcctggagtgtggggaaaagatttacccaggagagtcatcttaa
- the LOC135096461 gene encoding gastrula zinc finger protein XlCGF8.2DB-like: MKSSLNTHILTHTGERKFQCLECGKRFTQESNLKTHILTHTGERKFQCLECGKRFTMKSSLNTHILTHTGERKFQCLECGKRFTMKSSLNTHILTHTGERKFQCLELELKGTKLQNITT; encoded by the exons atGAAGagttcccttaacacacacatcctcacccacactggggagagaaagttccagtgcctggagtgtgggaaaagatttacccaggaGAGTAATCTTAaaacacacatcctcacccacactggggagagaaagttccagtgcctggagtgtgggaaaagatttaccatGAAGagttcccttaacacacacatcctcacccacactggggagagaaagttccagtgcctggagtgtgggaaaagatttaccatGAAGagttcccttaacacacacatcctcacccacactggggagagaaagttccagtgcctggagt TAGAGCTGAAaggcacaaaactacaaaatatcACGACCTAA